Within the uncultured Draconibacterium sp. genome, the region AAATAACCTGAAAGCCTTCATCCAGTTTCTGACGAATGTAATCCTGCCAGCCTTCCATGTTTGTTATACCGTCGAGTAGTAATATTTTGCTTTCAGCTGATGCAATGATTTCATCCAGCTTAAAAAAATCATTCTGATCAAAACCATAGAATCCGGGATGCCTGAAATTAACGTAAAAAGCAGCATCGGAGTAGTGATTTTTTAATTGATACAGCACAGATTTTTTCCCGGTCCGTTTTAAGCCGGTTATAATAATTAACTCACCTTCCTCATTCTTTATTTCATCAACTAACTCTCGAAGGATATAAGAACTAATTTGATCAAAAGGAATTTTTTGAGAATCAATTAATATTTTTAAGTCTGATTTTAAAATCATTACAATCTATTTACTACAAATATAAATTATTTCAGTTCTTTATTATATACTTTTATCTATTTATAATATATAATTTAAATATTTCTCATAAGAATACCATAAAAATCTTTAGTATTTTAAAGAAATGTTGATCCCGCAATCGTAAATAGAAGCATGTCTGTTTTTGGAAGAAAAGGAGGATATATAGCCGTTAAAAAGGGACCTAAAAAGGAAGAAAGCTGGAAGCCAAAGTCACAAGTCCGTCACGAACTGATTTTAATAACAAGTACCGTTCAATCATCTAACAAAACATTCATGATTCACGGGGATCACCAACAGAAATGAAAAGCTATCAGTATCGTTTCACGCAAAGAAAAGAAGATGCGCAAAATTCGCAAAGGTTTATGCATTTGGTGCATCCCAAAACTTCGGGATCTATTGCGTGCTTTGCGAAAACTTAGCGTTCTCTGCGTGAATATTTTTGTTTTTATCAGAGTGACTTTCAGAATAAAAAAGGATAAAAGCCCAATCAGCTCCTATCCCTTTTCCTAAGAGTATATATGTTCTACAACTCGAATACTTTCTCCCCGGCGCTCCAGGTACTTAGTACTTTCGTATCCAACACTTCTTCGGGCGAAGCACTCATCAGATCAGTATCCAATACCACAAAGTCGGCCCACATTCCCGGAGTTAAAGCGCCTTTTTCATCTTCTTCGAACGATGATTTAGCAGCCCAGCTTGTCATTGCTCGCAGCGTTTGTTCGCGTGTTAATCCTTCGTCTTTGTGCCAGCCGCCTTCAGGCCAACCTTCATGATCGGTGCGAAATACCGCAGCATAAAACGTGTACAGCGGATAAATATTTTCTACCGGAAAATCGGTTCCGGCAGGCAACCAGCCATTTTGCTGCAACAAAGTTTGATAGGCGTAGGCACCTTTAATCCGCTCCGGCCCCAACCGGTCTTCGGCCCAGTACATATCGCTTGTACAGTGCGTTGGCTGAACAGAAGGCACAATCGAAAATTCGGCAAATTTTTTAAAATCACCGGGATTAATAATTTGCGAATGTTCGATCCGCCAGCGACGATCGTTTTTCCCTTTCAGAAACTTACCGTAAGTATCAAGCATTAAGCGGTTACCACCGTCGCCAATGGCATGTGTGGCTACAGCAAAATTATTGTCGTAAGCCAACTGGCAAATCATATCGTAATAATCCTGCGTTTCAATCTGCAGGCCACTGTTTCCTTTGTCATCCGAATAATCCGCCATCAACAATGCACCTCGTGATCCCAGCGCACCATCGGCATAAATTTTTATGGTATTCACCAGCAAACGATCGGTTTTATAGGCTTCTCCCTTTTTCACAAAATAATCGAAATTCTCCTGCGTAGGATTCAGCATGGCGTTCACCCTCATTTTTAAGTTGCCGACCTCCTGCATTTCATCCATGAGCAAAATGGTTGCTTTATCCAGCCCGCAATCAGTAACCGATGTCAGACCGGCAGCAAAACAGTTTTTCTGTGCTTCCAACAAACCTTTTTGCTGCTGATCCGCAGTAATCTCTGGAATCAGCTTTCCAACAAATCCCATGGCATTGTCGATCAAAATTCCGGTAGGTTCGCCATTTTTCAGTAACACTTCCCCTCCCTGAACTTTCGTATTTGCCGAAATTCCTGTCAGCTCCATCACTTTCGAGTTGCACCAACCAGCGTGTCCGTCAACACGAACCAGGTAAACCGGAATATCAGGAAACAATTCATCCAGTTTTGCTTTGTCAGGAAAACTAGTGTCTTCCCAATCGTTCTGATCCCAACTGCGGCCTAGAATCCATTCGCCACCAAATTTATCGTGGTGCTCTTTTAACAACTCATAAATCTCTTCCGGACTTTTTGTTCCGCGTAAATCGGCATATTGCATCAAACCCTGCGCATAGCCGTTAAAATGACAGTGTGCATCGTTAAAACCCGGGTAAATAAACTTGCCCTCGGCATCAATCATATTATCCGACTCGTATTTATCGTTGATTTCCTGCGAAGTTCCAACTGCTACAATTTTCCCGTTACTAACTGCAAACGACTCAACAATCGAGAATGCATCATCAATAGTATAAACCGAACCTCCTGAAACAATCAGGTCAACTTTTTCTTTTTGTGTACACGATGTCATTACAAATAATAGGATTAATGCTTTGAAAAATTTCATAGTTCATTTTTTGGTTAGCCACAAATGTAGCCTTTTCGGGCATATTTTAAAACAGTAAATCCGAAGGGTTTTTCCAACGATATATTGTTATATTTGCGCGACTTACAGAAACTAACAACGCAAAAAAATGTTTACATTCGGCATATTCACAACTCATTTCCCCTACGTGGTATTTGTGGTGTTCTATGCTTATTTTTTAATCTTTGGCGTTGAGCAGGCACACGACGGAAAAATACAGGTAGCTGAAAAATCTATTCAGATTGAATACCATGTAAACCATTCACATGCCACCGCACAAAAGTTGCCGGCATTTTATTACCAGGCTGAATTTGATTTTGAAAGCCACCACAATTGTGACAACCTTAGCAGCAATCAAAAGTGGAAAGTTCATCAATCGCTGCGCTTTTACGCTAAAGATATACTTCTTGATTCTCCTTTTTGCCGGCCACCTCCTACCCTGGCATAAATCTTTATTGTTCAAAAACATACCTCCATTTTCCCAATAGGAATGATCCTTTAATCTATTCTGTAAGAGCTTAACAAAATGACGCTTATTTTGTTAACTGGAAGAACAAATGAAAAAAATGAAAAAAATCAATTTTCTGCTTGTCTTCATTTTATTGATTGCAGGCTACGCAAACGCCCAGAATGTAAGGGTAATAACCGACACCACCCAGACGAACGATATTTTAATCGACGAGATTACCGTTAAGTCGGTAAAGGAGCTTCCGCGAGTGAAAGACGTTCCGGCATCGATTTCGCTTATTTCGGCTCGAATGATCGCCAACGACGAAATCACCAGTTTGGCAGATATTTCATCAAAAGTGCCCAACTTTTTTATGATGGATTACGGCTCGAAATTACAATCGCCTGTGTTTATCCGCGGTATTGGTTCGCGCCTTGGTTCGCCATCGGTGGGATTGTATGTTGACAATGTACCTTATTTTGAAAAGACAACCTTTGGTTTCGACTTCTTCGATATCGACCGTATTGAAGTCCTGCGCGGACCGCAAGGAACTTTGTACGGACGAAATACCATGGGCGGAATCATCAATGTATTCAGTAAATCGCCGCTTTATTTCGAAGGCACAAACATGAACCTGTCGGCCGGGACACACGGCTACTACAACGTAAATGTTAACCATTACAACAAAATCAGCGATAAGGTTGGCTTTTCGTTAAGTGGTAACTACATGGCTCACGACGGTTATTTTACCAACGAATTTGATGGCGATCCGGCAGATGATCAATACTCTTTCAGTTTTCGCGGACGCCTGGTTTGGAAGATATCGGACCAGCTAACACTGGAAAATATTGCGACTTACGAAAACAGCGAGCAGTATGGATTTCCGTATGCACTTTATAATACCGAAACAAATACAGCCGGCAAAGTCAACTACAACCAGGCAAGTAGCTATAAACGCGATTTATTCTCGGACGGATTGATTTTTAAATACCGCACCGACGATTTTGAACTGACATCGACAACCAGTTACCAATACTACGATGGTGTTATGGCGGTTGACCAGGAATTTACCGCCGACTCGGTTTACTTTTTCGAAATCGGCGATAACCAGGATATGTGGTCGCAGGAATTTGTAGCAAAATCGCTGAACAACGAACGTTACAACTGGTTATTCGGGGCCTATGGTTTTTACCAGACGATGGACCAGAAAACCTTTGGCGACCTGTACCGCTCGAATATGCAACAAGATATCAGAAGTAAATTCGATATCTCTGGTTTTGCGCTTTTCCACCAATCAACGATAAACGACTTTTTGATTGAAAAACTTACTTTGACTGCAGGAATCCGATTGGATGTTGAAAAAGACAAACTGGATTATTCAATGGCTATGTCAGTTGGCGGAGGGCCGTGGAATACTTCCATTTCAGAAAATTACGAAGAAACATTTACTGAGATTCTGCCGAAAGTGGCTTTAAAATACGAGTTCAACAATGAATTCAACACCTACGCAACGGTGTCGAAAGGTTATAAATCTGGAGGTTTTAACACCAACTCATCGGTAGATTTGGAAAACCGTTCGTACGATGCCGAGCAAAGCTGGAACTACGAGTGGGGAGTTAAATCGTCGTTGGCGAACCACCGCCTGTATTTTGATGCCGCTTTGTTTTACATCGACTGGCAAGACCAGCAAATTGACGTGCCCGTTCCGGGAGGCCGCGGAAACATGAAAAACAACGCCGGAGAGTCGGTTAGCAAAGGTGTGGAATTGTTTGTTAGAGCACGCCCGGTAGAAAACCTGGAAGCAACAATTGGTTACGG harbors:
- a CDS encoding amidohydrolase family protein; this encodes MKFFKALILLFVMTSCTQKEKVDLIVSGGSVYTIDDAFSIVESFAVSNGKIVAVGTSQEINDKYESDNMIDAEGKFIYPGFNDAHCHFNGYAQGLMQYADLRGTKSPEEIYELLKEHHDKFGGEWILGRSWDQNDWEDTSFPDKAKLDELFPDIPVYLVRVDGHAGWCNSKVMELTGISANTKVQGGEVLLKNGEPTGILIDNAMGFVGKLIPEITADQQQKGLLEAQKNCFAAGLTSVTDCGLDKATILLMDEMQEVGNLKMRVNAMLNPTQENFDYFVKKGEAYKTDRLLVNTIKIYADGALGSRGALLMADYSDDKGNSGLQIETQDYYDMICQLAYDNNFAVATHAIGDGGNRLMLDTYGKFLKGKNDRRWRIEHSQIINPGDFKKFAEFSIVPSVQPTHCTSDMYWAEDRLGPERIKGAYAYQTLLQQNGWLPAGTDFPVENIYPLYTFYAAVFRTDHEGWPEGGWHKDEGLTREQTLRAMTSWAAKSSFEEDEKGALTPGMWADFVVLDTDLMSASPEEVLDTKVLSTWSAGEKVFEL
- a CDS encoding TonB-dependent receptor; the protein is MKKINFLLVFILLIAGYANAQNVRVITDTTQTNDILIDEITVKSVKELPRVKDVPASISLISARMIANDEITSLADISSKVPNFFMMDYGSKLQSPVFIRGIGSRLGSPSVGLYVDNVPYFEKTTFGFDFFDIDRIEVLRGPQGTLYGRNTMGGIINVFSKSPLYFEGTNMNLSAGTHGYYNVNVNHYNKISDKVGFSLSGNYMAHDGYFTNEFDGDPADDQYSFSFRGRLVWKISDQLTLENIATYENSEQYGFPYALYNTETNTAGKVNYNQASSYKRDLFSDGLIFKYRTDDFELTSTTSYQYYDGVMAVDQEFTADSVYFFEIGDNQDMWSQEFVAKSLNNERYNWLFGAYGFYQTMDQKTFGDLYRSNMQQDIRSKFDISGFALFHQSTINDFLIEKLTLTAGIRLDVEKDKLDYSMAMSVGGGPWNTSISENYEETFTEILPKVALKYEFNNEFNTYATVSKGYKSGGFNTNSSVDLENRSYDAEQSWNYEWGVKSSLANHRLYFDAALFYIDWQDQQIDVPVPGGRGNMKNNAGESVSKGVELFVRARPVENLEATIGYGYTKATFSDYVVSDELNYNDNYIPYVPRSTINASINKTFEFENNFLEKMVAHLSYREVGKHYWDLNNSLYQDYYGLVDAKVSFFSGKFQFDIWAKNILDTSYNSYYFEISSLKNTYTQLGKPATAGVNLKVNF